One Trichoderma atroviride chromosome 7, complete sequence DNA segment encodes these proteins:
- a CDS encoding uncharacterized protein (EggNog:ENOG41), whose translation MTTWDQLLERNRVYSETAHVPRPDLRDVKPSPIIIFCCIDLRVLIQEFLQISPEEAFVIKNCGGRVKPNLNDLIFMEATQEGALQNIIVIHHTDCGFTYHTDNNLRQKLRLKYPNLDAEVDSLSWDTFGSSDRLEESVREDLRLLKEQKFIRQDLRDKVKGYVYDIKNGKLKEVV comes from the exons ATGACCACTTGGGATCAATTGCTGGAACGAAACCG AGTATACTCGGAGACAGCACATGTTCCCAGGCCTGATCTCCGAGATGTCAAGCCATCACCGATTATCATTT TTTGCTGCATTGATCTCCGTGTACTAATTCAAGAGTTCCTCCAGATATCCCCAGAAG AGGCTTTTGTGATTAAAAACTGCGGTGGGCGGGTCAAACCGAATCTAAACGACTTAATCTTCATGGAGGCGACCCAAGAAGGAGCATTACAAAATATTATTGTCATTCATCATACAG ACTGCGGTTTTACATATCATACAGACAACAACCTTAGGCAAAAGTTAAGACTCAAGTATCCGAATCTCGATGCTGAGGTCGATTCACTGTCTTGGGATACATTCGGTTCTAGTGATAG ATTGGAAGAAAGCGTCCGAGAGGATTTACGCCTTCTGAAAGAGCAGAAATTTATTCGACAAGACCTTAGAGACAAAGTCAAGGGCTATGTTTATGATATAAAAAATGGCAAACTGAAAGAAGTTGTGTGA
- a CDS encoding uncharacterized protein (EggNog:ENOG41) has product MLTNECWDCKDSRAACNRARPRCSRCAKSNRRCRYGLRLSWPTTANTKRSLTHSIQNGFEVAKSVSQVNFVNTTTWDIQLHHYLRMNQGLGSHEGFAIQVIAPPATLSWLPIKLAHGERELLDHFIYTAPSTLAIFEPNKSDFLGLLVRLALSDNSPASMAVLHSALALSSFHRNGLKADVYRLKARALRILITSCIPSIEDPLIVQHIAASMILCHLEMLGMPNSVSVWFCHLSEAKHLIDNASVSSQCFRREFSGILGWVDYHMVMARFSIRHWYMHKESAKRMKDSVSVYRGTCQLRKVNDVSHCSHEILRYLHIMLETIRKPTDVSYHDEEYETSLRCLENTITNIVPLATSDTMSDLSRAWVATIELFKLAALIYLQRASRNFSGKSPQIDGMVERAHILLDDLGSFNPTFPLLIIGCEARTDEQRMRILKQVERAMKTSSLRSLRELQSILQHIWVQDDLAVDYELDYLNRLDAVITSYQIMPSFV; this is encoded by the exons ATGCTTACCAATGAGTGCTGGGATTGTAAAG ATTCCAGAGCCGCTTGCAACCGCGCACGCCCACGTTGTTCTAGGTGCGCCAAGTCTAATAGACGGTGTCGGTATGGATTGCGACTGTCGTGGCCAACGACTGCCAATACGAAGCGCAGCTTGACTCATTCTATTCAGAATGGATTCGAGGTTGCCAAAAGTGTCTCCCAAGTGAACTTTGTAAATACGACAACATGGGATATCCAGCTCCACCATTACTTACGGATGAATCAAG GACTCGGTAGCCATGAGGGATTTGCCATCCAGGTAATCGCTCCACCGGCGACACTATCATGGCTCCCGATTAAACTAGCTCATGGGGAAAGAGAGCTTCTTGACCACT TTATATATACGGCGCCTTCCACATTGGCTATTTTCGAACCGAATAAGAGCGACTTCTTGGGTCTTTTGGTGCGCCTAGCTCTTTCAGACAATTCACCAGCTTCAATGGCTGTGCTACATTCGGCATTGGCTCTCTCGTCGTTCCACCGCAATGGTCTAAAAGCAGATGTTTACCGGCTCAAAGCTCGCGCTCTCCGTATACTGATAACATCTTGCATTCCATCTATTGAAGACCCCCTGATAGTTCAGCACATTGCAGCTAGTATGATACTGTGTCATCTTGAG ATGCTCGGAATGCCAAACTCAGTGTCTGTGTGGTTCT GTCACTTGAGTGAAGCTAAACATTTAATCGACAATGCATCCGTTAGCAGCCAATGTTTTCGACGAGAATTTTCTGGAATTCTGGGCTGGGTAGATTATCATATGGTCATGGCCCGGTTCAGCATCCGACACTGGTATATGCACAAAGAATCTGCTAAAAGAATGAAGGATTCTGTGTCTGTCTACCGAGGTACTTGCCAGTTACGAAAG GTTAACGACGTATCGCACTGCTCACATGAGATTCTTCGATATTTGCATATTATGCTCGAGACGATTAGAAAACCGACAGACGTATCATACCATGATGAAGAATACGAAACGTCATTGCGTTGCCTCGAAAACACGATAACTAATATTGTTCCGTTGGCGACATCTGATACCATGTCGGACCTTAGCAGAGCCTGGGTGGCTACGATAGAGCTTTTTAAACTAGCCGCTCTAATTTATCTTCAGAGAGCATCACGAAACTTTTCAGGGAAATCGCCGCAAATTGATGGAATGGTTGAAAGAGCGCACATACTTCTCGATGACTTGGGAAGCTTTAATCCAACCTTTCCACTGCTCATTATTGGATGCGAGGCTCGGACGGATGAGCAGAGAATGAGAATTCTGAAGCAAGTTGAAAGAGCAATGAAGACTTCAAGTTTGAGAAGCTTGCGTGAACTGCAAAGTATTCTGCAGCACATATGGGTGCAAGATGACCTTGCGGTGGATTATGAATTAGACTACTTGAATAGGTTGGACGCTGTGATAACTTCCTACCAAATCATGCCAAGTTTTGTCTAA
- a CDS encoding uncharacterized protein (EggNog:ENOG41~CAZy:GT32~TransMembrane:1 (i12-31o)) yields the protein MLFFQRLRRLYILAITLLFCIIFIQIIPYFGPGLSISRPSSCQLPVTPPHISSSHTSNCPLLSASHPQADSSHTKLASALSPAELLCRSPKPLPGGIPKLLHQSWKSTELPAKFKKWSNTCRRQHPDWEWILWTDEDNLQLVKQYFPWLEDTFLSLPGNIYRADLARNLYMYIFGGVYADLDTECLRPTLDALASQNISLPGQSNKSSGDEVSVARVALLGRMGSDPAFDHSIPNAWMAASAGHPFFLLPMSSAQAEIQKSRRILHSWWYDYPSAEQLTGPIALLKNVKQYESCGDAANTIIVLPDSMVYPFNWNTEENVRSLCSAEKETFNETQCKDVLEVDLKGSISITYWSHTHRGKGADMENIERISQDG from the exons ATGCTGTTTTTTCAGCGATTACGTCgcctttatatattagcAATTACACTCTTGTTTTGCATTATTTTCATACAGATTATCCCATACTTTGGGCCCGGCCTCAGCATCTCCAGGCCATCGAGTTGCCAGCTCCCTGTTACGCCGCCTCACATATCCTCCTCCCATACCTCGAACTGCCCGCTTTTATCGGCTTCACACCCGCAAGCAGACTCCTCTCATACAAAGTTAGCATCAGCCTTGTCACCAGCAGAGCTTCTTTGTCGTTCGCCGAAGCCTTTACCAGGGGGGATTCCGAAGCTGCTTCACCAAAGCTGGAAATCAACAGAATTACCTgctaaatttaaaaaatgGAGCAATACATGTCGCAGGCAGCACCCTGATTGGGAGTGGATTCTATGGACTGATGAAGATAACCTCCAGCTTGTCAAGCAATACTTTCCGTGGCTCGAGGATACCTTTTTAAGTCTCCCCGGGAATATTTACAGAGCAGATTTGGCACGGAATCTTTATATGTATATTTTTGGCGG CGTTTACGCCGACTTGGACACCGAATGTCTGCGCCCTACACTTGATGCTCTTGCATCCCAGAACATTTCTTTGCCCGGTCAATCCAACAAAAGTTCTGGCGATGAAGTATCCGTGGCGCGTGTTGCGCTGCTTGGTCGCATGGGGTCTGATCCAGCCTTCGATCACAGCATACCTAATGCATGGATGGCCGCCTCAGCTGGACATCCGTTCTTTTTATTACCAATGAGCTCTGCGCAAGCAGAGATACAAAAGAGCAGGCGCATTCTGCACAGCTGGTGGTACGATTACCCCTCAGCAGAGCAGTTGACTGGTCCTATTGCTCTGCTAAAAAATGTTAAACAATATGAATCTTGCGGCGACGCAGCGAACACAATAATTGTATTGCCCGACAGTATGGTATACCCTTTCAATTGGAACACCGAAGAAAATGTGCGATCTCTGTGTTCAGCTGAGAAGGAGACATTCAATGAAACTCAGTGTAAAGATGTGTTGGAAGTCGACCTAAAAGGTAGCATTTCCATAACATACTGGTCTCATACTCACAGAGGCAAGGGCGCAGACATGGAAAACATAGAACGCATTAGCCAAGACGgataa
- a CDS encoding uncharacterized protein (EggNog:ENOG41~SECRETED:SignalP(1-23)), whose product MWPQMNPLSLSLAALLAAPLAQANPARGCRPKCYPDDFLQFLRSPSNLPEVLPFCSTFLHLPASTITATTVTPTTTAYSTIFTDVSPTATIYTEIVETVIPTRTTTVTNVHTETSTVTDTSLTTEFVTVTAAVVQGRAVSMPLSQRITQSYDPSKISSGCACLTIPISTIYATATAQAVTITETDQAATTAPEVTQVLTSYQTTTLAEVVETTTIDSTAVVPATTTQVSVVTSTVTTTPTASVTGNFYIRNVRPAADNFFTGNFLLNRDFSATNKIQAATIAGANTTAPRMGLTPEGYLTIMQSRVAASSVTGTEDQTWIAFVHNGVNSEFLAFDKLANVQACSTCRPLQFAISQESDGTYINLSSNEGARAIYICGPNASAGVSFYAFWTSLTGAPTTSCFLQRIYESKEGVAGPTFGTPTHG is encoded by the coding sequence ATGTGGCCTCAGATGAACCCACTGTCATTGTCCCTGGCAGCTTTGCTAGCAGCTCCTCTGGCGCAGGCAAATCCTGCCCGTGGCTGTCGCCCAAAGTGCTACCCAGACGACTTCCTCCAATTTCTGCGCTCGCCGTCCAACCTGCCAGAAGTGCTGCCGTTTTGTAGCACGTTTCTCCATTTACCAGCTTCTACTATCACAGCCACGACTGTGACACCAACGACCACCGCATACTCTACGATCTTCACCGATGTGTCCCCAACTGCCACGATCTACACCGAAATTGTCGAAACGGTGATTCCTACGCGGACTACTACGGTCACAAACGTACACACCGAAACGAGCACTGTGACTGACACGTCACTTACGACGGAATTCGTCACGGTGACTGCCGCGGTGGTGCAGGGACGTGCTGTCTCAATGCCTCTCTCGCAACGAATTACTCAGTCATACGACCCGAGTAAAATATCCAGTGGCTGTGCTTGTCTGACGATCCCCATCTCAACAATCTACGCCACGGCGACAGCACAAGCGGTAACAATCACGGAAACGGatcaagcagcaacaacgGCGCCTGAAGTTACGCAAGTTCTTACTTCTTACCAAACCACCACTCTTGCTGAAGTTGTGGAGACTACGACGATTGACAGCACGGCCGTTGTTCCAGCGACTACTACTCAAGTATCAGTGGTAACATCTACAGTCACAACCACCCCCACTGCCTCTGTAACTGGAAACTTTTACATCCGGAACGTACGCCCAGCGGCGGACAACTTTTTCACAGGCAACTTTCTCCTCAACCGAGATTTCAGCGCTACCAATAAGATCCAGGCTGCCACGATTGCAGGAGCCAACACCACAGCTCCTCGTATGGGCCTCACTCCAGAGGGCTACCTCACTATCATGCAATCTCGAGTAGCTGCCTCATCCGTCACGGGAACAGAAGACCAGACGTGGATCGCCTTCGTCCACAACGGTGTGAATAGCGAATTCCTCGCTTTCGACAAACTAGCCAACGTCCAGGCATGTTCAACCTGCCGACCACTGCAATTTGCAATTAGTCAAGAGTCGGACGGGACCTATATCAACCTTTCTTCGAATGAGGGAGCAAGAGCCATCTACATCTGCGGCCCTAATGCGAGCGCTGGTGTCAGCTTTTATGCGTTCTGGACTAGTCTCACAGGAGCTCCAACGACGAGTTGTTTCTTGCAGCGGATATACGAGTCCAAAGAGGGAGTTGCTGGGCCTACGTTTGGGACGCCAACTCACGGATAA
- a CDS encoding uncharacterized protein (EggNog:ENOG41~TransMembrane:1 (o13-35i)) — protein MAQLLKIFEVVDLSSICLLTAVIYLVSLILYRLYLHPLSGVPGPKLAAVTSWYETYYDLFKAPGGQYWNKLDELHNSYGPIIRINTNEVQIHDPEFYTQIYAGRSTKRNRYARSVSGNGSPGSMASAVSHDLHRLRRSSLNPFFSKAAVLRLEERIQSRVRILCERLSGFLERKEIIDISVAMTSLTLDIITEYSFGESWNLMDRDDLSYDFIKVMRGGFETLQIRKLFNSVIKLIPPSVLAWSSPDMKVFFEFKDRCFETCRLIKIAHNDTKVDSANKRTRINLFTEALDRLPKEEIETQRLADEALVLITAGSETTSRALATIIYHALENPDICTKLQQELDAAIPDANTEVSYSTLEALPYLTATIRESLRISALVPNRSLLTADQPLQYKQWSLKPGRFA, from the exons ATGGCACAGCTACTTAAAATATTCGAGGTCGTTGACTTGTCGAGCATATGCTTGCTGACGGCGGTCATATATCTTGTCTCACTTATTCTCTATCGCCTCTACCTTCACCCTTTGTCCGGTGTTCCCGGTCCTAAGCTTGCAGCAGTTACTAGCTGGTATGAAACCTATTATGACCTTTTCAAGGCACCTGGTGGGCAGTACTGGAACAAGCTCGACGAACTTCATAACAGCTACGGCCCTATTATCCGAATTAATACAAATGAGGTCCAAATTCACGACCCAGAGTTCTATACTCAGATTTATGCTGGGAGATCGACCAAAAGGAATCGGTATGCACGCAGCGTTTCGGGGAATGGCTCACCTGGATCTATGGCTTCGGCCGTTTCTCACGATCTACATCGCCTTCGCCGAAGCTCGTTAAATCCATTCTTCTCAAAAGCCGCCGTGTTAAGACTTGAAGAAAGAATCCAAAGTAGAGTTAGGATCCTCTGTGAACGTCTATCTGGATTTctggaaagaaaggaaataatTGACATAAGCGTGGCGATGACTTCGCTAACATTAGATATCATCACAGAATATT CATTTGGAGAATCTTGGAATCTTATGGATAGAGATGATTTGAGCTACGATTTCATCAAGGTCATGAGAGGCGGCTTTGAGACACTCCAGATTCGGAAGCTTTTTAACTCAGTCATTAAACTGATCCCACCCAGTGTTCTAGCTTGGTCCAGTCCAGACATGAAAGTCTTTTTCGAATTCAAAGAT AGGTGCTTTGAAACATGTCGACTGATCAAAATCGCCCATAACGATACGAAAGTGGATTCGGCAAATAAGCGAACGCGGATTAATCTTTTCACAGAGGCACTGGACAGACTTCCAAAGGAAGAGATTGAGACGCAGAGACTCGCAGATGAAGCTCTGGTTCTTATAACAGCGGGGTCTGAGACGACCAGCAGGGCATTAGCAACGATCATCTACCATGCACTAGAAAATCCAGACATATGCACTAAATTGCAGCAAGAACTCGACGCAGCCATACCAGATGCTAACACGGAAGTATCTTACTCAACGCTTGAGGCTCTGCCTTACTTG ACGGCCACAATCAGAGAATCATTGCGCATTAGTGCACTAGTGCCAAACCGCTCTCTACTGACGGCGGATCAGCCGTTGCAATATAAGCAATGGAGCCTGAAACCAGGA CGTTTTGCATGA
- a CDS encoding uncharacterized protein (EggNog:ENOG41), with product MSSWVITGVSRGLGFEFLRQLSENPGNTVFGLVRDKAAVEARVADEIGRKNIHIIQADTTDPVALEKAAQHVSEKTNGTLDYVIANAALQSKTALVGFDTLSRDPKALEQDVIDHFRINTIGAIHLFNIFMPLILKGQAKKVIAISTGMSDPEMTLKADIYQATSYAMSKAALNMAVAKFSALYREQGVLCMAICPGAVDTGSLDIKTEEEGQLAMAMFGKFKQYSPTFQGPMSPEDSAKSVLALVNKATVDGGYAGVFLSHTESKPYL from the exons ATGTCTTCTTGGGTGATTACCGGAGTCTCGCGCGGCCTTGGT TTCGAGTTCCTCCGCCAACTCTCTGAGAATCCAGGCAACACtgtctttggccttgttcgTGACAAAGCAGCCGTCGAAGCCAGGGTTGCGGATGAGATCGGCCGGAAAAATATCCACATCATTCAGGCCGACACCACGGATCCGGTGGCGTTGGAG AAAGCAGCTCAGCATGTTTCTGAAAAAACCAATGGCACGCTGGATTATGTCATAGCCAATGCCGCACTTCAGTCCAAGACTGCCTTGGTTGGCTTTGATACCCT GAGCCGTGATCCGAAAGCTCTTGAACAAGATGTGATTGACCATTTCCGAATCAATACAATCGGTGCCATCCatctttttaatattttcaTGCCCCTGATTCTGAAAGGCCAGGCAAAGAAAGTCATTGCCATCTCCACGGGCATGTCAGACCCTGAGATGACTCTCAAGGCTGATATCTACCAAGCAACGTCCTATGCAATGAGTAAGGCAGCTCTTAATATGGCTGTAGCCAAGTTCAGCGCTCTGTACCGGGAGCAAGGCGTTCTCTGCATGGCTATCTGCCCTGGTGCTGTGGACACTGGAAGTCTTGATATCA AAACAGAGGAGGAAGGGCAATTAGCTATGGCTATGTTTGGGAAGTTTAAGCAGTATTCACCTACCTTCCAGGGGCCTATGAGTCCGGAAGACAGTGCCAAATCGGTGTTGGCGCTTGTCAATAAGGCTACTGTTGACGGTGGTTACGCAGGagtctttctctctcatacAGAGTCAAAGCCATACCTTTAA